Proteins encoded in a region of the Orcinus orca chromosome 8, mOrcOrc1.1, whole genome shotgun sequence genome:
- the IGHMBP2 gene encoding DNA-binding protein SMUBP-2: MASATVESFVNKQLDLLALERDAEVEERRSWQESVSPKELQSRGVCLLKLQVSSQRTGLYGRLLVTFEPRRCMSAAVLPSNSFISGDIVGLYEEDSQLATGILTRITQQWVTVAFDESHDLQLSLDQEHSYRLLKLANDVTYKRLKKTLITLKKYHSGPASSLTEVLFGGSDPSPASEIPPLTFYNATLDASQQEAVWFALSQKELAIIHGPPGTGKTTTVVEIILQAVKQGSKVLCCAPSNIAVDNLVEQLAQWKQRLLRLGHPARLLESVQQHSLDAVLARGDGTRIVADIRKDIDQAFAKSKKTRNKREKSNFRNEIKVLRKELKEREEAAMLESLVAANVVLSTNTGASSDGPLKLLPEGHFDMVVIDECAQALEASCWIPLLKARKCVLAGDHRQLPPTIFSHKAALAGLSLSLMERLAEGHGARSVRMLSVQYRMHQAIARWASEALYHGQLTTHPSVAGRLLRDLPGVAATEETGVPLLLLDTAGCGLFELEDEDEQSKGNPGEVRLVSLHVQALVDAGVQAGDIAIITPYNLQVDLLRQSLTHRHPELEIKSVDGFQGREKEAVILSFVRSNRKGEVGFLAENRRVNVAVTRARRHVAVVCDSHTVSSHAFLKTLVDYFTEHGEVRTAFEYLDDIVPENYSREGAQGPGQADVKTRGSAATARRAPGSRQPTGAALGRKKPGTAPLSSEAQPQLSLNGGGREGARSRDGAEQFRAVITEFVASEKAQLEFPASLDSQDRMWVHQIAEEYGLRHESAGEGKERFITVSKRVPAAPAAPATPAGPGSKAPLCPEPPSPAQAEPAIGEQSSRGQPDLKALHLDRLQRAGSQPEQRAMGSGPRKLPEKKKKKEAEGPMAIDLPAGEDFDALVSAAIKADNTCGLAECTASVVTLGQLCLHCGRRYCLSHHLPEIHGCGERARAHARQRISREGVLYAGSGTKDRSLDPAKRAQLQRRLDKKLEQLTGQRRGKRKEKGK; this comes from the exons GTGACATAGTGGGTCTGTATGAGGAAGACAGTCAGTTGGCCACTGGGATCCTGACCCGGATCACCCAGCAGTGGGTCACCGTGGCCTTTGACGAGTCCCATGATTTACAGTTGAGTTTGGACCAAGAGCATTCCTACAGGCTGTTAAAACTTGCCAACGACGTCACTTATAAGCGACTGAAAAA AACTCTGATTACCCTAAAGAAGTATCATTCTGGCCCCGCGTCCTCGCTCACAGAGGTCCTCTTCGGCGGATCAGACCCCAGCCCTGCCAGTGAGATAC CGCCCCTGACTTTCTACAACGCCACTCTGGACGCCTCCCAGCAGGAAGCGGTCTGGTTCGCGCTGTCCCAGAAGGAACTCGCCATCATCCACGGGCCTCCCGGCACCGGGAAGACCACCACTGTGGTTGAAATCATTCTCCAAGCTGTGAAACAGGGCTCAAAG GTTCTGTGCTGCGCCCCCTCTAACATCGCCGTGGACAACTTGGTCGAGCAGCTGGCCCAGTGGAAGCAGAGGCTCCTGCGCCTCGGGCACCCCGCACGGCTCCTGGAGTCTGTCCAGCAACACTCCCTGGACGCGGTCTTGGCGCGGGGTGACGGCACCCGGATTGTGGCTGACATCAGGAAGGACATCGACCAGGCCTTC gcaaaaagcaaaaagacccggaataaaagagagaaaagtaattttcgaaatgaaatcaaggtgttaaggaaggagctgaaggagagggaggaagcagcCATGCTGGAGAGCCTGGTGGCGGCCAACGTGGTCCTCTCGACAAACACAG GTGCCTCTTCAGACGGCCCCTTGAAGCTGCTGCCAGAAGGCCACTTCGACATGGTGGTCATTGACGAGTGTGCCCAGGCCCTGGAGGCCAGCTGCTGGATCCCCCTGCTGAAGGCCAGGAAATGCGTCCTGGCTGGAGACCACAGGCAGCTGCCCCCCACCATCTTCTCTCACAA GGCCGCACTGGCGGGGCTGTCGCTGAGCCTGATGGAGCGCCTGGCGGAAGGGCATGGCGCCAGGTCGGTGCGGATGCTGAGCGTGCAGTACCGCATGCACCAGGCCATCGCGCGCTGGGCCTCGGAGGCCCTGTACCACGGCCAGCTCACGACCCACCCTTCCGTGGCCGGGCGCCTCCTGCG GGATCTCCCGGGAGTGGCTGCCACAGAGGAGACGGGTGTCCCCCTGCTGCTGCTGGACACGGCTGGCTGCGGGCTGTTTGAGCTGGAGGACGAGGATGAGCAGTCTAAAGGGAACCCCG GTGAAGTGCGCCTCGTCAGTCTGCATGTCCAGGCGCTGGTGGACGCCGGTGTCCAGGCCGGCGACATCGCCATCATCACGCCGTACAACCTGCAG GTGGACCTGCTCAGACAGAGCCTCACGCACAGGCACCCGGAGCTCGAGATTAAGTCTGTCGACGGCTTCCAGGGCCGAGAGAAGGAGGCTGTGATCCTGTCCTTCGTCAGATCCAACAGGAAAG GTGAGGTTGGCTTCCTCGCCGAGAACCGGCGCGTCAATGTGGCCGTCACCCGCGCCCGGCGGCACGTGGCCGTGGTCTGCGATTCCCATACCGTCAGCAGCCACGCCTTCCTGAAGACGCTGGTGGACTACTTCACAGAGCACGGGGAGGTGCGCACAGCCTTTGAGTATCTCGACGACATCGTCCCTGAAAACTACTCCCGTGAGGGTGCCCAGGGCCCTGGCCAGGCTGACGTGAAGACCCGCGGCTCTGCCGCGACGGCCAGGAGGGCTCCCGGGAGCAGGCAGCCCACGGGGGCCGCGCTGGGTCGGAAGAAGCCGGGCACGGCACCTTTGTCCTCCGAGGCCCAGCCTCAGCTCAGCCTCAACGGAGGCGGCCGGGAGGGGGCCAGGAGCAGAGATGGCGCAGAGCAATTCAGGGCTGTGATAACGGAGTTCGTGGCGAGTGAGAAGGCACAGCTAGAGTTCCCTGCCTCCCTGGATTCGCAAGACAGGATGTGGGTCCATCAGATCGCGGAAGAGTACGGGCTGAGGCACGAAAgtgctggggaggggaaggaacgGTTCATCACCGTGAGCAAGAGGGTCCCAGCGGCCCCTGCGGCTCCAGCAACCCCGGCAGGGCCTGGCAGCAAAGCCCCTCTGTGTCCAGAGCCCCCCAGCCCTGCGCAGGCAGAGCCCGCCATCGGGGAGCAGAGCAGCCGGGGCCAGCCGGACCTGAAGGCGCTGCACCTGGACAGACTGCAGAGGGCGGGGAGCCAGCCGGAGCAGCGGGCCATGGGCTCCGGGCCGCGGAAgttaccagaaaagaaaaagaagaaagaagcagaag GACCCATGGCCATAGATCTGCCCGCCGGGGAGGACTTTGACGCCCTGGTCTCGGCCGCCATCAAGGCTGACAACACTTGCGGCCTCGCCGAGTGCACAGCCAGCGTCGTAACCCTGGGCCAGCTCTGTCTGCACTGCGGCCGCCGTTACTGCCTCAGCCACCACCTGCCCGAG ATCCACGGCTGTGGGGAGAGGGCTCGCGCCCATGCGCGGCAGAGGATTAGCCGGGAAGGGGTCCTCTACGCCGGCAGCGGGACCAAGGACAGGTCCCTGGACCCTGCCAAGAGGGCCCAGCTGCAGAGGAGGCTGGACAAGAAGCTGGAACAGCTGACCGGCCAGCGGAGgggcaagaggaaggagaaggggaagtga